Proteins from one Oscillatoria nigro-viridis PCC 7112 genomic window:
- a CDS encoding Fur family transcriptional regulator — protein MRTNHTRSQERILNLLKVLNRSLSAQDIYLELRNSDHSMGLATVYRSLDGLKREGFVHVRTLASGESLYGAAHQDQHHLTCLECGTSITIDECPVHHLESQLQKSHSFKIYYHTLEFFGLCDRCTLAQES, from the coding sequence ATGAGAACCAACCACACCCGCAGTCAGGAGCGTATTTTAAACTTGCTCAAAGTCCTGAATCGATCGCTCTCAGCGCAAGATATCTACTTAGAACTGCGTAACAGCGACCACAGCATGGGCCTAGCAACCGTTTACCGCTCCCTCGACGGTTTAAAGCGAGAGGGGTTCGTTCACGTCAGAACCCTCGCTAGTGGCGAATCTCTCTACGGTGCCGCCCACCAAGACCAACACCACCTAACTTGTCTGGAATGCGGCACCTCCATTACCATCGACGAATGCCCCGTCCACCACTTAGAAAGCCAACTACAAAAATCTCATTCTTTCAAGATTTATTATCACACTTTGGAGTTTTTCGGATTGTGCGATCGGTGTACTTTGGCTCAAGAATCTTAG
- the purS gene encoding phosphoribosylformylglycinamidine synthase subunit PurS: MTQKYLAQIYVTLRASVLDPAGTAVQSGLQHMGYDNVERVRIGKYVELTLTAAGESEAREQLDRVCDQLLANPVIENYRFDLTEIPVAVETAAA; encoded by the coding sequence GTGACTCAGAAATATCTTGCCCAAATCTATGTTACCCTCCGCGCTTCTGTTTTAGATCCAGCCGGCACTGCCGTACAGTCTGGTTTGCAACACATGGGATACGACAATGTTGAGCGTGTGCGAATCGGGAAGTACGTTGAATTGACGCTGACTGCTGCTGGTGAGTCGGAAGCCCGCGAACAACTCGATCGCGTTTGCGACCAACTTTTGGCCAATCCAGTGATTGAAAATTATCGCTTTGATTTGACTGAAATTCCTGTTGCTGTGGAGACAGCGGCGGCCTAA
- a CDS encoding peptidase domain-containing ABC transporter codes for MLKNIPFFPGIPFYGKIKNSLKYQVVLQQSEEDCGAACLASIAKFYGQNFTISRLREFAGTGKQGTTLLGLKQGAEAIGFNARSVRAAAAILDKLDDAPLPMIIHWSGYHWVVLYGKQGNKYAIGDPAVGMRYVSKAELAAGWTDWLSLLVEPDAERFFAAADGQPPANSLQKWMRRIGIYRQILMEAFLLNAVLGLLSISSPFLVQLLTDDILVRGDRQLLASVAIAVIVMNLFSSSLELVQSNLIAQFSQRLELGLVMEFARKFLRLPLSFYETRRSGEIVSRLQDIQEINKLVSQVAISLPSQFFIAVVSFIFMLFYSKELTLAATVIAVLMTASTVVFLPVLQHKTRSLFVLEAETQGVLVETFKGALTVKTTSSGQQLWEEFQTRFGRLAKLTFRTTQIGILNNIFSGFVASAGSITLLWLGSGLVIDKVLSIGQLLAFISMNQNVTTWVNSLVGFSDEMTRVQTATQRLSEVIDAEPETKNDINKPFVTVQDRDGIVCKGVSFHYPGRLDLLENFSVTFPGGQAIALIGYSGCGKSTLAKVIAGLYPLQSGNIRIGGYNLQDLSLDSLREQVVLVPQEAHFWSRSILENFRLGNPDISFEQIVKACKIAGADEFISQLPDKYQTVLGEFGANISGGQRQRLAIARAILNNPPVLILDESTAGLDPASEAEVLENLLMYRHGKTTIFISHRPRVIDRADWIIMLERGRLKMQGSAAKLRSIPGDHLEFLHP; via the coding sequence ATGCTAAAAAACATCCCATTTTTCCCAGGGATACCATTCTACGGAAAAATCAAGAATTCTCTGAAATATCAGGTTGTTCTCCAGCAGAGCGAAGAAGATTGCGGTGCAGCTTGTCTGGCTTCGATCGCTAAATTTTACGGACAGAATTTTACAATTAGCCGCTTGCGAGAATTTGCGGGTACCGGCAAACAAGGGACGACTTTACTGGGCTTGAAACAAGGTGCTGAGGCGATCGGCTTTAATGCTCGATCGGTGCGAGCGGCCGCTGCAATTTTAGACAAGCTCGATGATGCCCCTCTACCGATGATTATTCACTGGAGCGGCTATCACTGGGTTGTTTTGTACGGCAAACAGGGCAACAAATATGCGATCGGCGATCCGGCTGTCGGTATGCGCTACGTTTCTAAAGCAGAATTAGCAGCAGGTTGGACAGATTGGCTGTCCTTGCTAGTAGAACCCGATGCGGAGCGGTTTTTTGCAGCAGCAGACGGTCAACCCCCCGCCAATTCCTTACAAAAATGGATGCGCCGGATTGGGATTTACCGCCAGATTTTAATGGAAGCATTTTTGCTGAATGCAGTGTTGGGTTTGCTGTCGATTTCTTCGCCTTTTCTAGTTCAACTGCTCACCGACGACATCCTGGTGCGGGGCGACAGACAACTCCTGGCGAGTGTGGCGATCGCAGTTATAGTTATGAACCTGTTTAGCAGCAGTTTAGAATTGGTACAGTCCAACTTGATCGCTCAGTTCTCCCAGCGTTTAGAATTGGGATTAGTCATGGAATTTGCGCGCAAATTCCTGCGATTGCCTTTGAGTTTTTACGAAACCAGACGCAGCGGAGAAATTGTCAGTAGATTGCAAGATATCCAAGAAATCAATAAATTAGTTTCTCAAGTCGCTATCAGCTTGCCCAGTCAATTTTTTATAGCTGTAGTTTCTTTTATTTTTATGTTATTTTACAGCAAGGAACTGACGCTGGCAGCTACAGTAATTGCTGTGCTGATGACTGCCTCTACAGTCGTGTTTCTGCCAGTATTGCAGCACAAAACGCGCAGTTTATTTGTCCTAGAAGCAGAAACTCAAGGCGTTTTAGTAGAAACTTTTAAAGGCGCGCTGACCGTCAAAACTACTAGCAGCGGTCAGCAACTTTGGGAAGAATTTCAAACCCGCTTCGGTCGCTTAGCAAAGCTCACTTTTCGCACTACACAAATTGGCATTCTCAACAATATATTTTCGGGTTTTGTTGCTTCGGCTGGCAGCATTACTCTGCTGTGGCTTGGGAGCGGTTTAGTGATTGACAAGGTATTGAGTATCGGTCAGTTGCTAGCGTTTATTAGCATGAATCAAAACGTTACTACTTGGGTAAACTCCTTAGTCGGATTTTCGGATGAAATGACTCGCGTCCAGACAGCAACTCAACGGCTTTCTGAAGTCATCGACGCTGAACCGGAAACTAAAAACGATATTAATAAACCTTTTGTAACCGTTCAGGATCGCGACGGTATTGTTTGCAAGGGTGTTAGTTTTCACTACCCCGGCAGACTTGACTTGCTGGAAAATTTTTCTGTCACGTTTCCCGGCGGTCAAGCAATTGCTTTGATCGGCTATTCCGGCTGCGGAAAAAGTACGCTAGCTAAAGTAATTGCCGGTCTGTATCCGCTGCAATCTGGTAATATTAGAATTGGCGGTTACAACTTGCAGGATTTGTCTCTCGACAGTCTGAGAGAGCAGGTAGTATTGGTTCCTCAAGAAGCGCATTTTTGGAGCCGTTCGATTCTCGAAAATTTTCGTTTGGGCAATCCAGATATCAGCTTTGAACAGATTGTGAAAGCGTGTAAAATTGCGGGTGCGGATGAATTTATCAGCCAATTGCCGGATAAATATCAAACAGTTTTAGGGGAGTTTGGAGCGAATATTTCTGGCGGACAAAGACAAAGATTGGCGATCGCCCGCGCCATTCTCAACAACCCACCCGTATTGATTTTAGACGAATCTACCGCAGGGCTTGACCCCGCAAGTGAAGCGGAAGTCTTAGAAAATTTGTTGATGTACCGGCACGGGAAAACGACGATTTTTATCAGTCACAGGCCGCGAGTGATCGATCGCGCCGATTGGATTATCATGTTAGAACGCGGCCGGTTGAAAATGCAAGGCTCGGCTGCAAAATTGCGATCGATTCCAGGAGACCATTTAGAGTTTTTGCATCCTTGA
- a CDS encoding cyanobactin biosynthesis system PatB/AcyB/McaB family protein, whose protein sequence is MRLPVLSPPVKRPHFIQPALCVDVEEGLTDDLVHIRMDLLHGANYNDPSAYANRSLNQVMYSSASQSAASQGWGGFAGLGRFY, encoded by the coding sequence ATGCGACTTCCTGTATTGTCTCCCCCCGTCAAACGGCCTCATTTCATCCAGCCTGCGCTGTGCGTGGATGTGGAAGAGGGTCTTACCGACGATTTGGTGCATATTCGGATGGATCTGCTCCATGGCGCTAACTATAACGATCCTTCAGCCTATGCCAACCGCAGTTTGAACCAAGTGATGTACTCTAGTGCCAGCCAGAGTGCAGCCAGCCAGGGCTGGGGCGGCTTTGCGGGCCTGGGACGATTTTATTAA
- a CDS encoding TOMM precursor leader peptide-binding protein, with product MQSTTLLQIKPHFHVEAIEPKQVYLLGEQSNHALTGQLYCQIVPLLNGQHTLEQIVEKLDGEVPAEYIDYVLDRLAEKGYLTEVAPELSSEVAAFWSELGIAPPVAAEGLQQPVMLTAVGDNISEVTVAALGTALRDMGIPVQNPTDADSSAALNIVLTDDYLQPELAAINKQALERQQTWLLVKPVGSVLWLGPVFVPGKTGCWGCLAHRLGGNREVESSVLRQKQAQQQRNGQNGSVLGCLPTARATLPSTLQTGLQFAATEIAKWIVKQHVNATAPGTARFPTLDGKVITFNQTILDLKSHILIKRPQCPTCGDPKILQRRGFEPLKLESRRKQFTHDGGHRAATPEQTLQKYQHLIGPVTGVVTELVRISDPANPLVHTYRAGHSFGSSTSLRGLRHTLRHKSSGKGKTDSQSRASGLCEAVERYSAIFQGDEPRKWATLAELGDLAIHPEQCLCFSEAQYANRDMLNERATVAHDWIPQRFVPSQAIDWTPMWSLTEQTHKYVPIAMCYYHYPSPPNHHFCRNDSNGNAAGNTLEEAILQGFLELVERDSVALWWYNRLSRPAVDLCSFNEPYFVQLQQFYQESDRDLWVLDLTADLGIPAFVGVSNRKSGSSERLVLGFGAHLDPSIAILRALTEVNQIGWELDKVPDENLKGEATNWLLTATLADHPYLVPDSTQALKTAQDYPKLWGDDIYTEVMTCVKIAQEAGLETLVVDQTRPDIGLNVVKVIVPGMRHFWSRFGSGRLYDVPVKLGWRDEPLAEAQMNPTPMPF from the coding sequence ATGCAATCCACCACACTCCTCCAAATTAAGCCGCACTTTCATGTCGAGGCGATCGAGCCAAAGCAAGTCTACCTGCTTGGCGAACAGAGCAACCACGCCCTCACCGGGCAACTCTACTGCCAAATCGTGCCTCTGCTGAATGGGCAACATACCCTAGAGCAGATTGTCGAAAAGCTTGATGGAGAAGTCCCGGCGGAATATATTGACTATGTGCTCGATCGCCTTGCAGAGAAAGGCTACCTAACCGAGGTAGCCCCGGAACTATCCTCGGAAGTGGCGGCATTTTGGAGCGAGTTAGGGATTGCACCCCCCGTAGCGGCCGAGGGGCTACAGCAGCCGGTCATGCTGACAGCGGTGGGCGATAACATCAGTGAAGTAACTGTTGCTGCCCTGGGAACTGCCCTGCGGGACATGGGCATTCCGGTGCAAAACCCCACAGACGCGGATTCCTCAGCGGCGCTCAACATCGTCTTGACCGATGACTATTTGCAGCCGGAACTAGCAGCCATCAACAAGCAGGCTCTGGAGCGCCAACAAACTTGGCTGCTCGTCAAGCCGGTGGGCAGTGTCCTGTGGTTGGGCCCAGTGTTTGTTCCCGGAAAGACAGGCTGTTGGGGCTGTCTGGCTCATCGGCTGGGGGGCAACCGCGAAGTTGAGTCGTCGGTATTGCGGCAAAAACAAGCCCAACAGCAGCGCAACGGTCAAAACGGAAGTGTATTAGGCTGCTTGCCCACAGCACGGGCGACGCTGCCTTCGACCCTGCAAACGGGGTTACAGTTTGCCGCGACTGAGATAGCGAAGTGGATTGTCAAGCAACACGTCAATGCCACTGCGCCGGGAACGGCACGCTTCCCCACGCTGGACGGCAAGGTTATCACCTTCAACCAGACGATCCTGGACTTGAAAAGTCATATCTTGATTAAGCGGCCGCAATGTCCGACCTGTGGTGACCCAAAAATTTTGCAGCGGCGAGGGTTTGAACCGCTGAAGCTAGAATCGCGCCGCAAGCAGTTCACCCACGATGGTGGTCACCGGGCCGCCACTCCCGAACAGACTTTGCAGAAATACCAGCACTTGATCGGCCCCGTAACGGGAGTGGTAACGGAACTGGTGCGAATATCTGACCCAGCTAATCCGTTGGTACATACCTACCGGGCGGGGCATAGCTTCGGCAGTTCTACCTCCCTGCGTGGTCTACGCCATACCTTGCGCCATAAGAGTTCCGGTAAGGGTAAGACCGATAGCCAATCACGAGCGAGTGGTTTGTGTGAGGCAGTAGAACGTTATTCGGCTATTTTTCAGGGGGACGAACCCCGTAAATGGGCAACCCTCGCAGAACTAGGAGATTTGGCGATTCATCCAGAGCAGTGTTTGTGCTTTAGCGAGGCGCAGTATGCTAACCGGGACATGCTCAATGAGCGGGCAACCGTGGCTCATGATTGGATTCCCCAGCGGTTCGTTCCTAGCCAAGCGATCGATTGGACACCAATGTGGTCACTAACGGAGCAGACCCATAAATATGTACCCATAGCGATGTGTTACTACCACTACCCGTCGCCACCAAATCACCACTTCTGCCGAAATGACTCTAATGGGAACGCAGCAGGCAATACCTTGGAAGAAGCAATCCTACAAGGGTTTTTGGAACTGGTGGAACGCGACAGTGTGGCGTTGTGGTGGTACAACCGTCTGAGCCGTCCAGCGGTGGATCTTTGCAGCTTTAATGAGCCGTATTTTGTCCAGTTGCAACAGTTCTATCAGGAAAGCGATCGAGATCTGTGGGTTCTGGATTTGACAGCAGATTTAGGTATTCCAGCCTTTGTGGGAGTATCGAATCGGAAAAGTGGAAGCTCGGAAAGACTGGTTCTTGGCTTTGGAGCGCACTTAGACCCAAGCATTGCCATCCTCCGCGCCCTTACAGAAGTGAACCAAATTGGCTGGGAACTTGATAAAGTGCCAGACGAGAACCTCAAGGGCGAGGCGACAAATTGGTTACTGACTGCGACGCTAGCAGATCATCCCTATCTGGTTCCCGATTCTACTCAAGCCCTCAAGACTGCCCAGGATTACCCCAAACTTTGGGGGGATGATATTTACACCGAGGTGATGACCTGTGTGAAGATTGCCCAAGAAGCTGGTCTAGAGACCTTGGTGGTAGATCAAACACGACCGGACATTGGTTTGAATGTGGTCAAGGTGATTGTGCCAGGAATGCGGCATTTTTGGTCGCGGTTTGGGTCGGGGCGGCTCTATGATGTGCCGGTGAAGCTGGGGTGGCGAGATGAACCGCTCGCTGAGGCTCAAATGAACCCCACACCGATGCCATTTTAA
- a CDS encoding DUF5838 family protein, whose product MSNNYISSSVTTHLNQTPEVEKVRTFYNNHSINFSRMVPDAVARSHNLGLAARMGIQPGNYIFDAGCGAGIPAIHIAQSFPGTRIEGLTISEVEAAEAQTRIAQTNLVDRVRVQVGDFHSPPFPNEVFDVVFFNDSIKYSNQLPQVLAEVKRVLRPGGTLYITGLFVKEPPLSPLEQRALDEINRQELQGSYVIPLKNLVEFVQQAGFQAIEYDENQTVKMPALALRLTAANLMHPYLPLLFADIKAVKPTIVKAKSSIRPSGLTYNHAQNRHQENLRYIEQHKQIFDMENSYLLNLFEGLVGNQRIGKGGSISCCCNIDKDRLYPARFSYLCEVHVSDPGIKLLDIEHFLYFSHRVEERPEIQIDRRLLKQFLATGLDPSKVDMVIFAIDVRPELINSRIKLYLTIKDYPEKIATAISLCGEQRDWENLIINGMLLVGFDFFFDNRAAVEVYPTFYAADLQRPDVQAYLTSRLPAKALPLLHESRCVQIGISNENKSDVLYFNKFKSPNNAVDYLKNQMVSQVHAQYRNRVFHDLYLGIPESEFYTDSIQRVKMYYHMNDFVSRMK is encoded by the coding sequence ATGTCAAATAATTACATTAGCTCTAGTGTTACTACTCATTTGAACCAGACACCTGAAGTCGAAAAAGTTCGTACTTTTTATAACAATCACTCCATCAACTTCAGTCGAATGGTTCCTGATGCAGTAGCGAGATCGCACAATCTTGGTTTAGCAGCTCGCATGGGGATACAGCCTGGAAACTATATATTTGATGCGGGTTGTGGAGCTGGAATTCCAGCTATCCACATCGCCCAATCGTTTCCTGGGACGCGGATTGAGGGTCTAACGATTTCTGAAGTGGAAGCAGCAGAAGCCCAAACTCGGATTGCTCAAACCAACTTGGTCGATCGGGTACGAGTGCAAGTAGGTGATTTTCATTCTCCACCTTTTCCAAACGAAGTCTTTGATGTGGTATTTTTCAACGACAGCATCAAATATTCTAATCAATTACCCCAAGTCCTTGCGGAAGTCAAGCGCGTCCTTCGTCCGGGGGGAACCCTATACATTACGGGTCTTTTTGTTAAAGAGCCGCCCCTCTCGCCACTAGAGCAACGAGCGCTTGATGAAATTAATCGGCAAGAATTACAAGGTAGTTATGTTATTCCTCTTAAAAACTTGGTTGAGTTTGTCCAGCAGGCAGGTTTTCAAGCCATTGAATACGATGAAAACCAAACTGTTAAGATGCCTGCACTCGCTTTACGTCTGACTGCTGCAAACTTAATGCACCCCTATTTACCTCTACTTTTTGCTGATATTAAAGCAGTAAAACCGACGATAGTCAAAGCTAAAAGCTCGATACGACCTTCTGGTTTGACCTACAATCATGCTCAAAATCGCCATCAGGAAAATTTGCGTTATATCGAGCAGCATAAGCAAATTTTTGATATGGAAAATTCCTATTTATTGAATTTGTTTGAGGGACTTGTCGGAAATCAACGAATAGGCAAAGGAGGGTCTATTTCCTGTTGCTGCAATATAGATAAAGATCGTCTTTATCCCGCTCGTTTTTCATATTTATGTGAAGTTCATGTTTCCGATCCTGGAATTAAATTACTAGATATCGAACATTTTCTCTATTTCTCCCATCGTGTAGAAGAACGTCCAGAAATTCAGATCGATCGCCGATTGCTTAAGCAGTTTTTAGCTACAGGTCTAGACCCGTCCAAAGTAGATATGGTGATTTTTGCTATTGATGTTCGTCCAGAACTCATAAATTCGCGGATCAAGTTGTATTTGACCATCAAAGATTATCCAGAAAAAATAGCAACTGCAATATCGCTTTGCGGAGAACAGCGCGACTGGGAAAATTTAATAATTAACGGGATGTTATTGGTAGGATTTGACTTTTTCTTTGATAATCGAGCTGCTGTAGAAGTTTATCCTACCTTCTACGCTGCCGATCTTCAGCGACCAGATGTCCAAGCGTATTTAACTTCGAGACTACCTGCAAAAGCACTTCCACTCCTCCATGAGAGTAGATGCGTTCAAATCGGTATTAGCAATGAGAACAAAAGTGATGTTCTCTATTTCAATAAATTTAAATCTCCCAACAATGCGGTTGACTATCTGAAAAATCAAATGGTTAGCCAAGTCCATGCTCAGTATCGAAATCGAGTCTTTCACGATTTATATCTTGGTATTCCTGAATCAGAGTTTTATACTGATTCAATCCAAAGAGTAAAAATGTACTATCACATGAATGACTTTGTAAGCAGAATGAAATAA
- a CDS encoding S8 family peptidase: MLDTLSTVSQGDSSICIAVLDGPVDQTHPCFQGADLTYLPTLVKGEAQIGGNMSAHGTHVASIIFGQPGSPVEGIAPKCKGIIVPVFADDRLKTSQLDLARAIEQAVNAGAHVINLSGGQLTDYGEADGWLQNAVRLCRENNVLLVAAAGNNSCDCLHVPAALPSVLAVGAMDADGKPLDFSNWGEAYKDQGILAPGKDILGAKPGGGTDRLSGTSFATPIVTGVAAVLLSLQREQGETPDPQKIRQVLLQSALPCDPDLPEETRRCLAGRLNIPGAITLLKKGGNMSENFASVGASEVEAAGCGCGGGLTNASETTAAADRAQPAPSLVAAGAKPGAAEAFPSNTPNLQNLMQSFPTPVTQPPMMPNFTANSVTASQAPSELPELGQIVYALGTLGYDFGSEARRDSFKQLMPPFDIGGGVMVPANPYDARQMVDYLGENISEARSLIWTLNIELTPVYAIDPTGPFGAESYRALHELLSGQIQPENDAEYVERVSIPGILTGRKVKLFSGQVVPVIEPQTTRGIYGWKVNSLVSAAMDAVQAEEGTADEDRIRNTLDGFLNRIYYDLRNLGITSQDRALNFSVTNAFQAARTFSEAVAVGMELDSVTVEKSPFCRLDSDCWDVKLKFFDPENNRRAKKIFRFTIDVSDLIPVTLGEVRSWSSPY; the protein is encoded by the coding sequence ATGCTAGATACATTAAGTACGGTGTCCCAGGGAGATAGTAGTATTTGTATTGCCGTTTTGGATGGTCCTGTTGACCAGACTCATCCTTGCTTCCAAGGCGCCGACTTAACGTATCTGCCCACCTTGGTTAAAGGGGAGGCCCAGATCGGTGGCAATATGTCCGCCCACGGAACCCACGTTGCCAGCATTATCTTTGGGCAACCGGGCAGTCCGGTGGAGGGGATAGCTCCCAAATGTAAGGGGATCATTGTGCCAGTCTTTGCTGACGATCGCCTCAAAACTTCCCAGCTAGATTTGGCTAGGGCGATCGAGCAAGCAGTCAATGCCGGCGCCCACGTTATCAACCTGAGTGGGGGTCAACTGACCGACTATGGCGAGGCCGATGGCTGGTTACAGAATGCCGTCCGTTTGTGCCGAGAGAACAACGTCTTGCTCGTCGCTGCGGCTGGCAACAATAGTTGTGATTGCTTGCACGTACCGGCTGCCTTGCCCTCTGTGCTGGCGGTCGGGGCGATGGATGCTGATGGCAAACCCCTGGACTTTAGCAACTGGGGCGAAGCCTACAAAGACCAAGGCATCCTGGCCCCTGGCAAGGACATCCTGGGAGCTAAACCCGGTGGTGGCACCGACCGCCTGAGCGGTACGAGCTTCGCCACTCCGATTGTCACAGGTGTAGCAGCCGTGCTGCTGAGTCTTCAGCGGGAGCAGGGAGAAACCCCCGACCCCCAAAAAATTCGTCAAGTGTTGTTGCAGAGTGCCTTACCCTGCGACCCTGACTTGCCAGAAGAAACCCGTCGGTGTCTGGCGGGCAGACTGAACATCCCTGGAGCCATAACGTTATTAAAAAAAGGAGGAAATATGTCTGAGAATTTCGCATCGGTGGGTGCATCAGAAGTAGAAGCAGCAGGCTGCGGTTGTGGTGGCGGCTTAACCAACGCCAGTGAAACAACTGCCGCCGCCGATCGAGCGCAACCGGCTCCTAGTTTGGTTGCTGCTGGAGCCAAGCCAGGAGCGGCTGAGGCTTTCCCTAGCAACACCCCCAACTTGCAAAACTTGATGCAATCGTTTCCTACACCTGTAACCCAACCACCAATGATGCCCAACTTCACTGCTAACTCCGTCACCGCCAGCCAAGCCCCCAGCGAACTTCCGGAGCTCGGTCAGATTGTTTATGCCCTAGGAACCCTCGGCTACGACTTCGGAAGCGAAGCCCGCCGGGACTCGTTCAAGCAACTGATGCCGCCGTTTGACATAGGGGGAGGGGTGATGGTGCCGGCGAACCCCTACGACGCCCGTCAGATGGTGGACTACCTGGGCGAGAATATTTCTGAGGCGCGATCGCTCATTTGGACGCTTAACATTGAACTGACTCCCGTCTATGCGATCGACCCCACCGGTCCCTTCGGCGCCGAGTCCTACCGCGCTCTCCACGAACTGCTATCCGGTCAAATCCAACCCGAAAACGATGCCGAATACGTGGAGCGCGTCAGCATACCGGGCATCTTGACCGGGCGCAAAGTCAAGCTCTTCTCCGGTCAAGTTGTCCCGGTAATTGAACCCCAAACCACCCGCGGCATCTACGGTTGGAAAGTCAACAGCTTGGTCAGCGCAGCGATGGACGCGGTTCAAGCTGAAGAGGGCACTGCTGATGAAGACCGCATCCGCAACACCTTAGATGGCTTCCTCAACCGCATCTACTACGACCTCCGCAACTTGGGAATCACCTCCCAAGACCGCGCCCTCAACTTCTCCGTCACCAACGCCTTCCAAGCCGCCCGAACCTTCAGCGAAGCGGTTGCCGTCGGCATGGAACTCGACAGCGTTACTGTTGAGAAAAGTCCCTTCTGTCGCCTCGATAGCGACTGCTGGGATGTGAAGTTGAAGTTCTTCGACCCTGAAAACAACCGCCGTGCTAAGAAGATTTTCCGCTTCACCATTGATGTCAGCGATCTGATTCCGGTCACATTGGGCGAAGTTCGTTCTTGGTCTTCACCGTATTAA
- a CDS encoding cyanobactin biosynthesis PatC/TenC/TruC family protein → MMPQQTETLWQIGQAGKGAQEFSQVGGWQDEFTYVIGSDRDPINQPQMPSLLVVPGRKTKPKSKGKQLFSTDKLNIQFTLAHSYSTGELTLFYNFFGSQVDTLWVDGEPVTELVGVGSGKPTKTQIPLPALSAGQHTLTLTTAGGSRDGAHRIDYLKLEGVVAPQQPQTLQTPETPKETKETMANEKKETVAKETKEVTPSEVSSPPEEKKSYVPTSQTGLQDYSYWCDYCKKQAKKAQRHPKPFRRGRIWA, encoded by the coding sequence ATGATGCCTCAGCAAACTGAAACCCTATGGCAAATTGGTCAAGCTGGTAAAGGAGCTCAGGAGTTTTCGCAGGTAGGCGGCTGGCAAGATGAATTTACTTACGTTATTGGGTCAGATCGAGACCCGATCAACCAGCCCCAGATGCCATCGTTGCTCGTGGTTCCCGGTCGCAAGACCAAACCAAAGAGCAAAGGAAAGCAGCTTTTTTCCACCGACAAACTGAATATCCAATTCACCCTTGCCCACAGCTACAGCACCGGCGAACTTACGCTCTTTTACAACTTTTTTGGCTCTCAAGTTGACACCCTCTGGGTTGATGGTGAGCCAGTGACCGAGCTCGTCGGGGTCGGGTCAGGCAAGCCAACCAAAACCCAGATTCCCTTGCCAGCCCTCAGCGCTGGGCAACATACCCTGACCCTGACCACTGCTGGTGGGTCGAGAGATGGGGCACACCGGATCGACTACCTCAAGTTAGAGGGAGTTGTGGCACCCCAGCAACCGCAAACCCTCCAAACACCCGAAACACCCAAGGAAACTAAGGAAACTATGGCTAATGAGAAAAAGGAAACGGTGGCTAAGGAGACTAAAGAAGTAACACCCTCGGAAGTCTCCTCCCCTCCAGAAGAGAAAAAGTCTTACGTACCTACTTCCCAGACCGGGCTGCAAGATTATTCCTACTGGTGCGACTACTGCAAGAAGCAAGCCAAGAAGGCACAGAGACACCCTAAACCCTTCCGCCGGGGCCGCATCTGGGCCTAA
- a CDS encoding DUF5837 family cyanobactin class RiPP — MNKKNILPNPGKPVIRGISGKLPSYLAELSEEALGDAGADASFICSVDASFICSVDASFICSVDASFICSVDGDA; from the coding sequence ATGAATAAGAAGAACATCCTGCCTAACCCAGGCAAACCCGTGATCCGTGGCATCAGTGGTAAACTACCCAGCTACTTGGCTGAATTGTCTGAAGAAGCTCTAGGCGATGCTGGTGCGGATGCGTCTTTCATCTGCTCAGTAGATGCGTCTTTCATCTGCTCAGTAGATGCGTCTTTCATCTGCTCAGTAGATGCGTCTTTCATCTGCTCAGTAGATGGTGATGCTTAA